In Phenylobacterium zucineum HLK1, one DNA window encodes the following:
- the hfq gene encoding RNA chaperone Hfq has product MSDKKQNLQDTFLNSVRKSKTPLTIFLVNGVKLQGVVSWFDNFCVLLRRDGQSQLVYKHAISTIMPAQPVQLYEPSDDEAD; this is encoded by the coding sequence ATGAGCGACAAGAAACAGAACCTGCAGGACACCTTCCTGAACAGCGTGCGCAAGTCCAAGACGCCGCTGACGATCTTCCTGGTGAACGGGGTCAAGCTGCAGGGCGTGGTGAGCTGGTTCGACAACTTCTGCGTTCTGCTCCGCAGGGACGGGCAATCCCAGCTCGTCTACAAGCACGCCATCTCCACCATCATGCCGGCTCAGCCCGTGCAGCTCTATGAGCCGTCTGACGACGAGGCCGATTGA
- a CDS encoding alpha/beta hydrolase, whose protein sequence is MPEVVLTGAAGRIEGRYTQGKSESAPVALILHPHPKAGGQMNNPVAVQLFHIFMKRGFSVLRFNFRGVGRSQGEFDGGIGELADAATALDWLQATNPAASQCWVAGYSFGAWIGMQLLMRRPETDGFISVSPPTNAYDFSFLAPCPASGLILHGGADSVVPPVEVERVVSKLRTQKGIVIDYEVVEGASHFWMENLPDVEQRVGAYLDKRLAAQPA, encoded by the coding sequence ATGCCAGAGGTGGTTCTGACCGGCGCAGCCGGGCGGATCGAAGGCCGTTACACGCAAGGCAAGAGCGAGAGCGCGCCTGTCGCCCTCATCCTGCACCCCCACCCGAAGGCGGGCGGCCAGATGAACAACCCCGTGGCGGTGCAGCTCTTCCACATCTTCATGAAGCGCGGCTTCTCGGTGCTGCGGTTCAACTTCCGGGGAGTGGGGCGCAGCCAGGGCGAGTTCGACGGCGGCATCGGCGAGCTGGCTGACGCGGCGACCGCGCTCGACTGGCTGCAGGCGACCAATCCGGCCGCGTCCCAGTGCTGGGTGGCGGGCTATTCCTTCGGCGCCTGGATCGGCATGCAGCTCCTGATGCGCCGGCCCGAGACCGACGGCTTCATCTCGGTCTCGCCGCCGACCAACGCCTACGATTTCTCGTTCCTGGCCCCCTGCCCCGCCTCGGGCTTGATCCTGCATGGCGGCGCAGACAGCGTGGTGCCGCCGGTCGAGGTCGAGCGCGTGGTCTCCAAGCTCCGGACCCAGAAGGGCATCGTGATCGACTACGAGGTGGTCGAGGGCGCCAGCCACTTCTGGATGGAGAACCTGCCCGACGTCGAGCAGCGCGTGGGCGCCTATCTCGACAAGCGCCTGGCGGCCCAGCCCGCCTGA
- a CDS encoding D-amino-acid transaminase has protein sequence MGRIAYVNGRFVPHGEAFVHIEDRGYQFADAVYEVWAVFDGRLADAEGHFARLERSLAELGIVMPMSRAALTLVLKETLRRNRIREGLLYLQVSRGVAPRDHAFPAEGVRPAVIVTASRVDRAAAEARAARGVGVVTTPENRWGRCDIKTVGLLPNVLAKQKAREAGAVEAWFVDELGLVTEGASSNAWIVDGDGVLRTRDTNANILRGVTRLSLMEVIREAGLKVEERPFTPEEARSAREAFITGAGTIVLPVVSVDGKPVGDGSPGPVASRLRRLYIERAKARSV, from the coding sequence TTGGGCCGCATCGCCTACGTCAACGGCCGCTTCGTTCCCCACGGGGAGGCGTTCGTCCACATCGAGGACCGCGGCTATCAGTTCGCCGACGCGGTCTACGAGGTCTGGGCGGTGTTCGACGGCCGGCTGGCCGACGCCGAGGGGCACTTCGCGCGCCTGGAGCGCAGCCTGGCCGAACTCGGCATCGTCATGCCCATGAGCCGCGCGGCCCTGACGCTGGTCCTGAAGGAAACCCTGCGGCGCAACCGCATCCGCGAGGGGCTGCTCTACCTGCAGGTCAGCCGCGGCGTCGCGCCCCGGGACCACGCCTTCCCCGCCGAGGGCGTCCGGCCGGCTGTGATCGTCACGGCCAGCCGCGTCGACCGCGCCGCGGCCGAGGCCCGGGCGGCCCGGGGCGTGGGCGTCGTCACCACCCCCGAGAACCGCTGGGGCCGCTGCGACATCAAGACGGTCGGCCTGCTGCCGAACGTGCTGGCCAAGCAGAAGGCGCGCGAGGCCGGGGCCGTGGAGGCCTGGTTCGTCGACGAGCTGGGCCTCGTCACCGAGGGCGCGTCCTCCAACGCCTGGATCGTGGACGGAGACGGCGTGCTGCGGACCCGCGACACCAACGCCAACATCCTGCGCGGGGTGACCCGCCTCAGCCTCATGGAGGTGATCCGCGAAGCCGGCCTGAAGGTCGAGGAGCGCCCGTTCACGCCCGAGGAGGCGCGAAGCGCGCGGGAGGCCTTCATCACCGGCGCGGGCACGATCGTGCTGCCGGTCGTCAGCGTGGACGGCAAGCCCGTGGGCGACGGGTCGCCCGGCCCGGTGGCGAGCCGGCTGCGGCGTCTCTATATCGAGCGGGCGAAGGCGCGGTCCGTCTGA
- the hflX gene encoding GTPase HflX yields the protein MIHPDREGRTSAVRDPQARLEEAVGLAQALDLEVRETLVAPLRRLTPATLFGKGKVEEVAAVVDSVEADVVVVDDALTPVQQRNLEKAWKAKVIDRTGLILEIFARRARTREGRLQVELARLTYERSRLVRTWTHLERQRGGFGVMGGPGETQIETDRRLLAEKIGKLKRELVEVRRTRTLQRSARRRVPYPTVALVGYTNAGKSTLFNRLTQAEVLAQDMLFATLDPTLRMLKLPDGRPAILSDTVGFISDLPHELVEAFRATLEEVREADVVLHVRDIASEETEAQAQDVRTVLQRLGVDMDERRILEVWNKVDLLPADERQDAAGDARRAHPPAILVSAVTGEGCDDLLRAVGALVDEAPPVDVYAPAGEGAAIAWLYRHGRVVERVEGKDGSVRLAVSLSPQALGQFEQLFPHAEVRGAG from the coding sequence GTGATCCACCCGGACCGCGAGGGCCGGACGAGCGCCGTACGGGACCCGCAGGCCCGCCTCGAAGAGGCGGTCGGCCTTGCGCAGGCGCTCGACCTGGAAGTCCGCGAGACCCTGGTCGCGCCCCTGCGGCGGCTGACGCCCGCCACCCTGTTCGGCAAGGGCAAGGTGGAGGAGGTTGCGGCGGTCGTGGACTCCGTCGAGGCCGACGTGGTGGTCGTCGACGACGCGCTCACGCCGGTCCAGCAGCGCAACCTCGAGAAGGCCTGGAAGGCCAAGGTCATCGACCGCACGGGGCTGATCCTGGAGATCTTCGCCCGCCGCGCCCGCACGCGGGAGGGCCGCCTGCAGGTCGAGCTGGCCCGTCTGACCTATGAGCGTTCGCGCCTCGTCCGCACCTGGACCCACCTGGAGCGCCAGCGCGGCGGCTTCGGCGTCATGGGCGGCCCGGGCGAAACCCAGATCGAGACCGACCGGCGGCTCCTGGCCGAGAAGATCGGCAAGCTGAAGCGCGAGCTGGTGGAGGTGCGCCGCACCCGAACCCTGCAGCGCTCGGCCCGCCGTCGCGTGCCGTACCCGACGGTGGCGCTGGTGGGCTACACCAACGCCGGCAAGTCCACGCTGTTCAACCGCCTGACCCAGGCCGAGGTGCTGGCGCAGGACATGCTGTTCGCCACCCTCGATCCGACGCTGCGGATGCTGAAGCTGCCCGACGGGCGCCCGGCGATCCTGTCGGATACCGTGGGCTTCATCTCGGACCTGCCGCACGAGCTGGTCGAGGCGTTCCGCGCCACGCTGGAGGAGGTGCGCGAGGCCGACGTCGTGCTGCACGTGCGCGACATCGCCAGCGAGGAGACCGAGGCGCAGGCGCAGGACGTGCGGACGGTGCTCCAGCGCCTGGGCGTCGACATGGACGAGCGGCGCATCCTGGAGGTCTGGAACAAGGTCGACCTGCTGCCGGCCGACGAACGCCAGGACGCGGCCGGCGACGCCCGCCGGGCCCATCCGCCGGCCATCCTGGTCTCGGCGGTCACGGGCGAGGGCTGCGACGACCTCCTGAGGGCCGTCGGCGCGCTGGTGGACGAAGCGCCGCCGGTGGACGTCTATGCGCCGGCCGGGGAGGGCGCGGCGATCGCCTGGCTCTACCGGCACGGCCGGGTGGTCGAACGGGTGGAGGGCAAGGACGGCAGCGTGCGCCTGGCGGTCAGCCTCTCGCCCCAGGCGCTGGGCCAGTTCGAACAGCTGTTCCCGCACGCCGAGGTGCGCGGGGCGGGCTGA
- a CDS encoding YybH family protein produces MTAPEDAIRARRRLTNKLIAAHEAARLRPFFAPDVKLIVGDGGLIVGADAVVDAFSGQFADPAFVTYVRETASVELDAAGQRAAEQGRWRADWKGQPEMSGTYLAVWRKVTGQWVIESELYVTLT; encoded by the coding sequence ATGACGGCGCCGGAGGACGCGATCCGCGCCCGGCGGCGGCTGACCAACAAGCTGATCGCCGCCCACGAGGCGGCGCGGCTTCGTCCGTTCTTCGCGCCCGACGTGAAGCTGATCGTCGGCGACGGCGGGCTGATCGTGGGCGCCGACGCGGTCGTGGACGCCTTCTCCGGCCAGTTCGCCGATCCCGCCTTCGTCACCTATGTGCGCGAGACGGCGTCCGTGGAGCTGGACGCCGCGGGACAGCGCGCCGCCGAACAGGGCCGCTGGCGCGCCGACTGGAAGGGCCAGCCCGAGATGTCCGGGACCTATCTGGCCGTCTGGCGCAAGGTCACCGGCCAATGGGTGATCGAGAGCGAACTCTACGTCACCCTGACCTAG
- the sufC gene encoding Fe-S cluster assembly ATPase SufC — MLSVKNLHAAVEDKEILKGLSLEVPAGEVHAIMGPNGAGKSTLSYVLTGREGYEVTAGSATLDGEDLLALEPNERAAKGVFLSFQYPLEIPGVPALTFIRTALNAQRKARGEDEISAPEFLKLARTKAAELKIDFDMMKRALNVGFSGGEKKRMEILQMAMLSPRFLILDETDSGLDIDALRIVADGVNAMRGPDRAMLVITHYQRLLDYIKPDRVHVLSAGRIVASGGPELALELEREGYDKYARAA, encoded by the coding sequence ATGTTGTCCGTGAAGAACCTGCACGCCGCGGTCGAGGACAAGGAGATCCTCAAGGGCCTCTCGCTCGAGGTGCCCGCCGGCGAGGTGCACGCCATCATGGGGCCGAACGGGGCCGGCAAGTCGACGCTGTCCTACGTGCTGACGGGCCGCGAGGGCTACGAGGTCACCGCCGGGTCGGCGACGCTGGACGGCGAGGACCTGCTGGCGCTGGAGCCCAACGAGCGCGCCGCCAAGGGCGTGTTCCTGTCGTTCCAGTACCCGCTGGAGATCCCCGGCGTGCCGGCGCTGACCTTCATCCGCACGGCGCTGAACGCCCAGCGCAAGGCCCGCGGCGAGGACGAGATCAGCGCGCCCGAGTTCCTGAAGCTGGCCAGGACCAAGGCCGCCGAGCTGAAGATCGACTTCGACATGATGAAGCGAGCGCTCAACGTCGGCTTCTCCGGTGGTGAGAAGAAGCGGATGGAAATCCTTCAAATGGCGATGCTTTCGCCGCGTTTCCTCATCCTGGACGAGACCGACTCCGGCCTCGACATCGACGCACTGCGCATCGTCGCCGACGGGGTGAACGCGATGCGCGGCCCGGACCGTGCGATGCTGGTGATCACCCACTACCAGCGCCTCCTGGACTACATCAAACCCGACCGCGTGCACGTGCTCTCGGCCGGCCGGATCGTCGCCTCGGGCGGCCCTGAGCTGGCGCTGGAGCTGGAGCGCGAGGGCTACGACAAGTACGCGAGGGCCGCTTGA
- a CDS encoding Rrf2 family transcriptional regulator, with product MRLSTKGRYAVMAMADLARREGEAARAVALADIAARQEISLSYLEQLFARLRRKGLVKSARGPGGGYRLARTAEQTSIAEIVHAVDEPLRATRCANAGKGCMTRGERCLTHDLWADLGQQIEHYLASVTLADVIGGRLGARAAA from the coding sequence ATGCGACTCTCCACCAAAGGCCGCTACGCCGTGATGGCCATGGCAGACCTCGCGCGGCGCGAGGGCGAGGCCGCCCGCGCCGTGGCGCTCGCTGACATCGCCGCGCGGCAGGAGATTTCCCTCTCTTACCTCGAACAGCTCTTCGCGCGGCTGCGCCGCAAGGGCTTGGTGAAGAGCGCCCGCGGCCCCGGCGGCGGCTATCGCCTGGCCCGCACCGCCGAGCAGACCAGCATCGCCGAGATCGTCCATGCGGTGGACGAGCCGCTGCGCGCCACCCGCTGCGCCAACGCCGGCAAGGGCTGCATGACCCGCGGCGAGCGCTGCCTCACCCACGACCTCTGGGCCGATCTCGGCCAGCAGATCGAGCATTACCTGGCCTCGGTCACCCTCGCCGACGTGATCGGCGGTCGCCTCGGAGCCCGCGCCGCCGCATGA
- the ntrX gene encoding nitrogen assimilation response regulator NtrX — MAADVLVVDDEVDIRELVAGILSDEGYAVRTANDSESALAAVRARKPALLILDIWMSGGGMDGLELLDLVKELDPDLPVIMISGHGNIETAVSAIKRGAYEFLEKPFKSDRLLLVVERALEAANLRRENRRLRAQAITPEGLLGKSVAAQQLRQMIAKLAGANSRVLISGPPGAGKETVARLIHDASHRARNEFVPISAAGMTPERMDIELFGQEGEGGRPAKIGVFERAHAGTLYLDEVADMPRETQGRILRVLVEQRFRRVDGDSDVQVDVRVISSTSKDLREEIAAGRFREDLFHRLNVVPVNVPGLAERREDIPELIDDFITRICDATGLPRRRLSDDALAMLQVRAWPGNLRQLRNNVERMLILASGAPSEPITAEMLPPEASVSDQAGSFGAERIIALPLREAREVFEREYLNAQMLRFSGNISRTAAFIGMERSALHRKLKSLGLSGARPLETEEA, encoded by the coding sequence ATGGCTGCAGACGTTCTGGTGGTCGACGACGAGGTGGACATCCGCGAGCTGGTCGCGGGGATCCTCTCGGACGAGGGTTATGCGGTCCGGACGGCGAACGACTCCGAATCGGCGCTGGCCGCGGTCCGCGCGCGCAAGCCCGCGCTCCTGATCCTCGACATCTGGATGTCGGGCGGCGGGATGGACGGCCTGGAGCTGCTCGATCTCGTCAAGGAGCTCGATCCCGACCTTCCGGTGATCATGATCTCGGGCCACGGCAACATCGAGACGGCGGTCAGCGCCATCAAGCGCGGCGCCTACGAGTTCCTGGAGAAGCCGTTCAAGTCCGACCGGCTGCTGCTGGTCGTGGAACGGGCGCTGGAGGCGGCCAACCTGCGGCGCGAGAACCGCCGGCTGCGCGCCCAGGCCATCACGCCTGAGGGACTGCTCGGCAAGTCGGTCGCCGCCCAGCAGCTCCGCCAGATGATCGCCAAGCTCGCGGGCGCCAACAGCCGCGTCCTGATCTCGGGCCCGCCGGGCGCGGGCAAGGAGACGGTCGCGCGCCTGATCCATGACGCCAGCCATCGGGCCCGCAACGAGTTCGTGCCGATCAGCGCCGCCGGCATGACGCCCGAGCGCATGGACATCGAGCTGTTCGGCCAGGAGGGCGAGGGCGGACGTCCGGCCAAGATCGGGGTGTTCGAACGGGCCCACGCGGGCACGCTCTACCTCGACGAGGTCGCCGACATGCCGCGGGAGACCCAGGGCCGCATCCTGCGGGTGCTGGTGGAGCAGCGGTTCCGGCGCGTGGACGGCGACTCGGACGTCCAGGTGGACGTGCGGGTGATCTCGTCCACTTCCAAGGACCTGCGCGAGGAGATCGCCGCCGGCCGCTTCCGCGAGGACCTGTTCCACCGCCTGAACGTGGTGCCGGTGAACGTGCCGGGCCTGGCCGAGCGGCGCGAGGACATCCCCGAGCTGATCGACGACTTCATCACCCGCATCTGCGACGCCACCGGCCTGCCGCGGCGGCGGCTGTCCGACGACGCGCTCGCCATGCTCCAGGTGCGCGCCTGGCCCGGCAACCTGCGCCAGCTGCGCAACAACGTGGAGCGGATGCTGATCCTGGCGTCGGGCGCGCCGTCCGAGCCGATCACCGCCGAGATGCTGCCGCCCGAGGCTTCCGTCAGCGACCAGGCCGGCTCGTTCGGCGCCGAGCGGATCATCGCCCTGCCGCTGCGCGAGGCCCGCGAGGTGTTCGAGCGCGAGTACCTGAACGCCCAGATGCTCCGCTTCTCGGGCAACATCAGCCGCACCGCCGCCTTCATCGGCATGGAGCGTTCGGCCCTGCACCGGAAGCTGAAGTCGCTGGGGCTCTCCGGTGCCCGCCCCCTCGAGACCGAGGAGGCCTGA
- a CDS encoding cysteine desulfurase family protein, whose translation MSSSIYLDYNATAPVRPQAAAAVARALEVGGNPSSVHAAGRAARAIMESARESIARLIGAPAPDVVFTSGGAEANNLCLDSAVAAGSRRLIVSAIEHATVTETAKASPAEVEYLPVGRDGVADLGWLRERLAGWDAADGRPFVALMLANNETGVIQPIAEAAEIVHAAGGWLHVDAIQAIGKIPVDFQALGADTLTFSGHKLGAPQGVGGLAYGAGATLVRRQHGGGHERGRRAGTENVPGIAGLGAAAEAILTANADWSRHAAWRDAAAERLKSVGAVVMGEGAPRTPNTLCVATPGWTSDLQLIALDLAGVMVSAGSACSSGKVKASHVLVAMDQGDLASCAIRVSGGWNTTEADWNRFADVWFEAYQRFAARRKEVA comes from the coding sequence ATGAGTTCGTCCATCTACCTCGACTACAACGCCACCGCCCCGGTGCGCCCGCAGGCGGCGGCCGCTGTGGCCCGCGCCCTGGAGGTCGGAGGCAATCCGTCGTCGGTCCACGCCGCCGGCCGGGCGGCGCGCGCCATCATGGAATCGGCCCGCGAGAGCATCGCCAGGCTGATCGGCGCGCCAGCGCCCGACGTGGTCTTCACCAGCGGCGGCGCCGAAGCCAACAACCTGTGCCTCGACAGCGCCGTGGCCGCGGGCTCGCGGCGCCTCATCGTCTCGGCCATCGAGCACGCCACCGTCACCGAGACGGCCAAGGCCTCGCCGGCCGAGGTGGAATACCTGCCGGTGGGCCGGGACGGCGTCGCCGACCTCGGCTGGCTGCGCGAGCGGCTGGCGGGCTGGGACGCTGCCGACGGGCGGCCGTTCGTGGCGCTGATGCTGGCCAACAACGAGACCGGAGTGATCCAGCCCATCGCCGAGGCGGCCGAGATCGTCCACGCCGCCGGGGGCTGGCTGCACGTCGACGCCATCCAGGCGATCGGCAAGATCCCAGTAGATTTCCAGGCGCTGGGGGCCGACACCCTGACCTTCTCGGGCCACAAGCTGGGCGCGCCGCAGGGCGTGGGCGGCCTGGCCTACGGAGCCGGGGCGACCCTGGTCCGTCGCCAGCACGGCGGCGGGCACGAACGGGGTCGGCGGGCCGGGACCGAGAACGTGCCGGGGATCGCGGGCCTGGGCGCCGCCGCCGAGGCGATCCTGACCGCCAACGCCGACTGGTCGCGTCACGCCGCCTGGCGCGACGCCGCCGCCGAGCGGCTGAAGTCGGTCGGGGCCGTGGTCATGGGCGAGGGCGCTCCGCGCACGCCCAACACCCTGTGCGTGGCCACGCCCGGCTGGACGTCGGACTTGCAGCTGATCGCCCTCGATCTGGCCGGGGTGATGGTGAGCGCAGGCTCGGCCTGCTCGTCGGGCAAGGTGAAGGCGAGCCATGTGCTCGTCGCCATGGACCAGGGCGACCTCGCGTCCTGCGCCATTCGCGTCAGCGGCGGCTGGAACACCACGGAGGCCGACTGGAACAGGTTCGCCGACGTGTGGTTCGAGGCCTATCAGCGGTTCGCCGCGCGCCGGAAGGAGGTCGCCTGA
- the sufB gene encoding Fe-S cluster assembly protein SufB: protein MAAVKQTVEQVQSLEKYKHGFITEIDQEFAPKGLNEDIVRFISAKKDEPEWMLEWRLEAFRRWQALEEPAWAKVSFPRIDYQDAHYYAAPKQKAGPKSLDEVDPELLETYKKLGIPLREQEVLAGVEGAPRYAVDAVFDSVSVVTTFKKELAAAGVIFCSMSEAIRDHGDLVRRYLGSVVPVSDNYFACLNSAVFSDGSFVYVPPGVRCPMELSTYFRINAENSGQFERTLIIADAGSYVSYLEGCTAPMRDENQLHAAVVELVAMDDAEIKYSTVQNWYPGDPETGKGGIYNFVTKRADCRGDRSKVSWTQVETGSSITWKYPSCVLRGNGSVGEFYSIAITNGRQQADTGTKMIHLGANTRSRIISKGISAGKSSNTYRGLVSAHPKAKGARNFTQCDSLLIGKRCAAHTVPYIEARNGQAVFEHEATTTRLSEDQLFYAMQRGLSQEEAVQLLVNGFVRDVLQELPMEFAVEAQKLVAISLEGSVG, encoded by the coding sequence ATGGCCGCCGTCAAGCAGACCGTCGAGCAGGTCCAGAGTCTCGAGAAGTACAAGCACGGCTTCATCACCGAGATCGACCAGGAGTTCGCGCCCAAGGGCCTGAACGAAGACATCGTCCGCTTCATCTCGGCCAAGAAGGACGAGCCGGAGTGGATGCTGGAATGGCGGCTGGAGGCCTTCCGCCGCTGGCAGGCGCTGGAGGAGCCGGCGTGGGCGAAGGTCAGCTTCCCGCGTATCGACTACCAGGACGCCCACTACTACGCCGCGCCGAAGCAGAAGGCCGGGCCGAAGAGCCTCGACGAGGTCGATCCCGAGCTGCTCGAGACCTACAAGAAGCTGGGCATCCCGCTGAGGGAGCAGGAGGTCCTGGCGGGGGTCGAGGGCGCGCCGCGCTACGCTGTGGACGCGGTGTTCGACAGCGTCTCGGTCGTGACCACGTTCAAGAAGGAGCTGGCCGCCGCGGGCGTCATCTTCTGCTCGATGAGCGAGGCGATCCGCGACCATGGCGACCTGGTGCGCCGCTACCTGGGCTCCGTGGTGCCGGTCAGCGACAACTACTTCGCCTGCCTGAACTCGGCGGTCTTCTCGGACGGCAGCTTCGTCTACGTGCCGCCGGGCGTGCGCTGCCCGATGGAGCTGTCCACCTATTTCCGGATCAACGCCGAGAACTCGGGCCAGTTCGAGCGGACGCTGATCATCGCCGACGCCGGATCCTACGTCTCGTACCTGGAGGGCTGCACGGCCCCCATGCGCGACGAGAACCAGCTGCACGCCGCCGTGGTCGAGCTGGTCGCCATGGACGACGCCGAGATCAAGTACTCCACCGTCCAGAACTGGTATCCGGGCGATCCCGAGACCGGGAAGGGCGGCATCTACAACTTCGTGACCAAGCGGGCCGACTGCCGCGGCGACCGCTCGAAGGTGTCGTGGACCCAGGTCGAGACCGGCTCGTCCATCACCTGGAAGTACCCCTCCTGCGTGCTGCGCGGGAACGGGAGCGTCGGCGAGTTCTACTCGATCGCCATCACCAACGGCCGCCAACAGGCCGACACCGGCACCAAGATGATCCACCTGGGCGCGAACACGCGCTCGCGGATCATCTCGAAGGGCATCAGCGCCGGGAAGAGCAGCAACACCTACCGCGGGCTCGTCTCGGCGCACCCGAAGGCCAAGGGCGCGCGCAACTTCACCCAGTGCGACAGCCTGCTCATCGGCAAGCGCTGCGCGGCCCACACGGTGCCCTACATCGAGGCGCGCAACGGCCAGGCGGTGTTCGAGCACGAGGCGACCACCACGCGCCTCTCCGAGGACCAGCTCTTCTACGCCATGCAGCGCGGCCTTTCCCAGGAGGAGGCGGTGCAGCTGCTCGTGAACGGCTTCGTCAGGGACGTGCTGCAGGAGCTCCCGATGGAGTTCGCCGTCGAGGCCCAGAAGCTGGTGGCCATTTCGCTGGAAGGAAGTGTCGGCTGA